Proteins found in one Labrus bergylta chromosome 8, fLabBer1.1, whole genome shotgun sequence genomic segment:
- the cmtm7 gene encoding CKLF-like MARVEL transmembrane domain-containing protein 7 — protein MSHTVITTTTTTTRSSGDGFLNMGYTRTIPGLLKIGQMVALLVAFLCVRCARGWPSWAAFQYFEVVSLWFLIALLIFFLMHLFRLQGRMPCINWPLTEFFHYSVGTVLILIASIIAAVKSGGVSALVVASVFGFIATFLMAVSLWTTYSVTCGVHQTGAAV, from the exons CACGACGACCACGACGACGCGGAGCTCCGGGGACGGGTTCCTGAACATGGGCTACACCCGGACCATCCCGGGACTGCTGAAGATCGGACAGATG GTGGCGCTGCTCGTGGCCTTCCTGTGCGTCCGCTGCGCCCGGGGCTGGCCCAGCTGGGCAGCCTTCCAGTACTTTGAGGTGGTGTCTCTGTGGTTCCTCATCGCgctcctcatcttcttcctcatGCACCTCTTCAGACTGCAGGGCAGGATGCCCTGCATCAACTGGCCTCTGACG gAGTTCTTCCATTACTCCGTCGGGACCGTCCTCATCCTCATCGCCTCCATCATCGCAGCCGTGAAGAGCGGAGGAGTGTCTGCGTTGGTGGTCGCCTCG gtgTTCGGCTTCATAGCCACGTTTCTGATGGCCGTTAGTTTGTGGACGACTTACAGTGTGACCTGTGGCGTTCATCAGACCG